The DNA sequence CAAAAGATGCACAGAATGTGCAAAAGCAATAAATCACGAAATGTTTGATTTCTTTTTCCAAAGTTTAGACTTACCTTCTTTGAATTAATATTCTTAACATGATTGAGAGTGTTACGATACATTCTAATTCTAAAAAAAGGACAAAAGATTAACTCGATGAATTGACTATCATATACCAAGAGATTACTGTTCTGATTACATCCTGAAAATAGAGAATAAAACAGTTATTCTTGTTCCAATAATATTTCAACTGTCCACTTTGCAGCCTTTCCTACAACTTCTGGACATACTTCTGTATGGCCACCAGCTTTATCGAACTCCTCACGATCTTTTGGGTCCCAGAAATCGAAGGATCTTCCCATCTTCTTGATATGTATATCTTTACAGATAATACTTCCATACTCGTCCATGAATTTATCATGCAGTTTCTTGGATAGTTCCATCATCTTTTCTCTTGTTCCTGGATTTGGAAACTCCTTTCGACCAAATCTTCGACTTATAACTGCAATTCCTCCTGATAATGCTCCACATGTACCGTTTGTTGAACGTGCTACACCCCCTGCAAGCCCATCTATTGCTTGAAAAAGCTCGTCGCTTCCATTTCCGAGAACTTCACTGACTGCAACGAAAGTGCATTGTGGACAGCTCCCATAATCTCTTTCGTTTTTAAATCCTAAATCATAAGCTTGTTTTGATTTTTTCTCTTTCTCAGATGTCATAAGTATATACCACCATTACCCTATCGCGCGCGCTAACTTTATTTTCCAGATTGTTTTACTCAAAATTTACATCGTTTTAAGCTAGTGCTATATTTAGTAGTATATCAAATCTCTTGATTCCAGAGTCTCTCTTAATTTCTTTATTGCTATTCCAACGTCTTCTTCTTTCTTTGTACCTGTACATACAAGCTTACCGCTTGAGAACAAGAGCATTACAGTTTTTGGCTCATCCATTCTGTAAATTAATCCCGGAAACTGCTCTGGTTCATACATCATCTTTTCAAGAGATACAGCGCATTTTTCTAAGTCTATATAACCGCCCAATCCTCCAGACGCTACGATATTTTGGATCTGTATTTCTGGTTTACCGGTTATAGTTATTCCGTTGTTCTTCAAATCATCCACAACTTTCATAATGGCTTGCTTTGCTTGACGCTCAGTCTTAGCTCCTGTGCATACCATTTTTCCTGAGCTGAAAACCAAAGTTGCTGTTTTTGGTTTCTTTAGACGATACACCAGTCCTGGAAACTGCTCCGGTCTATATTCCACATGTGGAAATGTTCTAACTATTGCAGTCAGGGAAATGTTTTGATTTAGCGTGGCTGAAGCTACAACGTTTTCAATATTAATGAACACTTTATCTTTATCTTTAGACAAATTTAAAACCTCAATTTCGAGCGAACTCTGAGAGCAAAATTGGCGCGCACAGCTCGCTGAAAGGATAGAGGACTTCCTATTTTAATCCCAATCCTATTTTATAAGCTTGGTTCATAACTTTTAGATTATTCTTTATTGCACCTTTATCTCCTATAGAGACTATTAATTTCTTGTAGAATTTAGCTTCTAGATAGTCTAAGGATCTTTTAGTCATTTCTACTAATGGATCCGCTGCGGAGGTATCGCTCTCCTCAAGGGGTGCTATCAAGATAGCCTTTTTTCCTTTCATTTTATGAACATATTTCGGATGTGAAAATGCAAACCAGCGATCAATAAAAGCTTTTAATTGAGCGGATGGGCCATACCAATAGAGTGGCGTGCCTAGGATTATCACATCGCTCTCGTAAAGTCTATCATATAAAGGTAACATGTCATCATTTATTTTACAATTACCCGTTTCCTTACAATAATCGCTACATTCTGCTTGACATGGCTTAA is a window from the Candidatus Bathyarchaeota archaeon genome containing:
- a CDS encoding C-GCAxxG-C-C family protein, yielding MTSEKEKKSKQAYDLGFKNERDYGSCPQCTFVAVSEVLGNGSDELFQAIDGLAGGVARSTNGTCGALSGGIAVISRRFGRKEFPNPGTREKMMELSKKLHDKFMDEYGSIICKDIHIKKMGRSFDFWDPKDREEFDKAGGHTEVCPEVVGKAAKWTVEILLEQE
- a CDS encoding TATA-box-binding protein, with the translated sequence MSKDKDKVFINIENVVASATLNQNISLTAIVRTFPHVEYRPEQFPGLVYRLKKPKTATLVFSSGKMVCTGAKTERQAKQAIMKVVDDLKNNGITITGKPEIQIQNIVASGGLGGYIDLEKCAVSLEKMMYEPEQFPGLIYRMDEPKTVMLLFSSGKLVCTGTKKEEDVGIAIKKLRETLESRDLIYY
- a CDS encoding flavodoxin family protein; amino-acid sequence: MRVLGVIGSPRKEGNTDILVDEVLRGAGDSGAKAEKIFLNDLEIKPCQAECSDYCKETGNCKINDDMLPLYDRLYESDVIILGTPLYWYGPSAQLKAFIDRWFAFSHPKYVHKMKGKKAILIAPLEESDTSAADPLVEMTKRSLDYLEAKFYKKLIVSIGDKGAIKNNLKVMNQAYKIGLGLK